AGATTTTGACGGCCTGAATCCAACGGCGTGGCGCAATCGACACTTCGGCGTCCCAAACGCACGTTCCCGGCACGCCGATTGATCCTCGAAAGCCAATCCTGCGTCTAAATATTCAGAAACTCGCGACAGACGCAGGAGCAACCGCCCTGTTCTCACGACGGACCTCAACGGCATTGCGTTTGCTTTCCGTCGAATTGACCGCGGCTGAAGGGACCGCGGACTTATGAGCTCTCTCGTTCGTCTCCTCGGGTTCACCACCCTGTCATGCGGCTGTGTCACGGGCCGGTACCGCGAGGTGGCGACCAACCGCGAGATCGTCTACGTCGAAGAGAAGGGGCATGCCTGCGAGGTGACGAGCCATCGTCGCAACCACACGCTCGCCCCGAGCCGCTTCGGCGTGGCGGTCCCGGTTACAAAAGCGTCGTAATCCCCGGGCAGCCCTGCCCGGAGGATGGTAAGCTGACGGGCATCCCGATGCCCCGTGGCGCCAAACATTTTCCTGTCGGCCGCTCCTCCCTATCTCCTGACTCCTCTTCGCGTTCCGTTCCGTCGACCCTCTACGCCGTTCTGAAGACCCGAAGGTCTGTCTTCACCTTTCACCTTGGCGACTGCGTCCGGGTGCTGACCGCCCTGCCCGAGGGGAGCGCGGACGTCGTTGTGACCTCGCCTCCGTACAACCTCGGCGTGAGGTACCGCACCTACGACGACCAGCTCCCGCGCGAGGAGTACCTCCAGTGGACGAACCGCTGGATCGCGGCGGCGGCCGCCACCCTGCAGCGCGACGGGTCGCTGTTTCTCAACGTCGGCCACAAGCCGACCGACCCCTGGGTGGCGATGGACGTCGCGCAGGCCGTCCGCAGGCATCTTCACCTCCAGAACCTGATTCACTGGATCAAATCGATCGCGCTCGATGAGCGCGGCCTCGCGGCCGGGCACTACAAGCCGATCAACAGCGACCGCTTCGTCAACGACTGCCACGAGTTCATCTTCCACTTCACGCCGACCGGGCGCACGCCGCTCGACCGGCGCGCCATCGGGGTTCCCTATCAGGACAAGTCGAACGTGACGCGGTGGGAAGGGGCCGGTGACGATCGTCGATGCCGCGGCAACGCGTGGTTCATTCCGTACGAAACGATCCAGAGCCGCGACCGGGATCGGCCGCATCCGGCGACCTTTCCGCCGAAGGTTCCCGAGATGTGCATCCGGCTCCACGGTCTTGGACGCGCCCGGCTGGTGCTCGATCCGTTCGTCGGGTTGGGGAGCACCGCGGTGGCCTGCGCCCACCTCGGGACCAGTTTCATCGGGATCGATCTCGACAGGCATTACCTGCGCGAGGCCGTGGACCGCACGCGCGCGGCGCTGAAGGAACTTGGCGAGCCGTACATGGAAGACCAAAGGAGTACCCATGACTGAGGTTTTCACGTTGGTTGCGATGCTGGCCTCGGGCCAGACGACGGGAGGCGGAGGACAGCCGGCGCCGCAGCCTCCGCCGCCGCCGCCCGCCGTGAAGGTCGGCGAACCGGCACCGGATTTCACGCTGTCCTATCTCGCCATGGAAGAGGGCAAGATCGCGCGCAAGAACGTCACGCTCAGCTCGTTCAAGGGCAAGCAGAACGTCGTGCTGGCGTTCTTTCCCGCGGCGTTCTCGCCCGGTTGAACGACCGAGATGTCCCGGTACCGGGACAATGCCGGCAAGTTCAACGAGACCAACACCACGGTCTTCGGCATCAGCGTCGACAGCGCATGGGCGAACAAGGCCTTTCGCGAGCAGCTTGGCGTCGAGTTCCCGATCCTGAGCGACGGCAAGCGCGAGGTGTCGCGGAAGTACGGCATCCTCGACGAGGAGAGCGGGGTCGCGCGCCGGACGACGTTCGTCATCGACACCGGCGGCGTCGTGCAGCACATCGACCAGGCCAGTGAGGCGATGGATCCGTCGGGGGCCGTGGGGGTGTGCCAGCGCCTGCACGAGAAGTAGGCACGAGGCACGAGCGAGGGTTCAGGGTTCAGGCAAACAAGAAAAAGGCCCGGCTGCGATGCAACCGGGCCTTTTCTTTGGGCCTTTGGCCTTTGTCGTACCTGGCCTCTGGTACCTCGCCTCTTTCTAGAATGTATACCGCAGGCTGAACA
The Acidobacteriota bacterium genome window above contains:
- a CDS encoding site-specific DNA-methyltransferase → MPRGAKHFPVGRSSLSPDSSSRSVPSTLYAVLKTRRSVFTFHLGDCVRVLTALPEGSADVVVTSPPYNLGVRYRTYDDQLPREEYLQWTNRWIAAAAATLQRDGSLFLNVGHKPTDPWVAMDVAQAVRRHLHLQNLIHWIKSIALDERGLAAGHYKPINSDRFVNDCHEFIFHFTPTGRTPLDRRAIGVPYQDKSNVTRWEGAGDDRRCRGNAWFIPYETIQSRDRDRPHPATFPPKVPEMCIRLHGLGRARLVLDPFVGLGSTAVACAHLGTSFIGIDLDRHYLREAVDRTRAALKELGEPYMEDQRSTHD
- a CDS encoding redoxin domain-containing protein, whose amino-acid sequence is MLASGQTTGGGGQPAPQPPPPPPAVKVGEPAPDFTLSYLAMEEGKIARKNVTLSSFKGKQNVVLAFFPAAFSPG
- a CDS encoding redoxin domain-containing protein, with the protein product MSRYRDNAGKFNETNTTVFGISVDSAWANKAFREQLGVEFPILSDGKREVSRKYGILDEESGVARRTTFVIDTGGVVQHIDQASEAMDPSGAVGVCQRLHEK